A single region of the Procambarus clarkii isolate CNS0578487 chromosome 81, FALCON_Pclarkii_2.0, whole genome shotgun sequence genome encodes:
- the LOC138358040 gene encoding uncharacterized protein — MTLAIFLTLVIFLTPVISMTPAIYLTPAISLTPAIFLTPAITMTPAISLTPDIFLTPAIFMTPAISLTPAISLTPAIFLTPAIFLNPTICLNPAISLTPAISLTPVISFTSAISLTPAIYLTPAICLTHAIFLNPAICLTPAISLTLAISLTPAICLTPAIFLTPAISLTPAISLTPAISLTPAISLHDP; from the coding sequence ATGACCCTTGCCATCTTCCTGACCCTTGTCATCTTCCTGACCCCTGTCATCTCCATGACCCCTGCTATCTACCTAACCCCtgccatctccctgacccctgccatcttCCTAACCCCTGCCATCACCAtgacccctgccatctccctgacccctgACATCTTTCTTACCCCTGCCATCTTTAtgacccctgccatctccctgactcctgccatctccctgacccctgccatcttCCTGACCCCTGCCATCTTTCTGAACCCTACCATCTGCCTGAACCCtgccatctccctgacccctgccatctccctgacccctgTCATCTCCTTTACCTCTGCAATCTCCTTGACCCCTGCCATCTACCTGACCCCTGCCATCTGCCTGACCCATGCCATCTTTCTGAACCCTGCCATCTGcctgacccctgccatctccctGACCCTTGCAATctccctgacccctgccatctgcctgacccctgccatcttcctgacccctgccatctccctgacccctgcaatctccctgacccctgccatctccctgacccctgccatctccctGCATGACCCCTGA